A single window of Columba livia isolate bColLiv1 breed racing homer chromosome 16, bColLiv1.pat.W.v2, whole genome shotgun sequence DNA harbors:
- the BLCAP gene encoding bladder cancer-associated protein, with protein sequence MYCLQWLLPVLLIPKPLNPALWFSHSMFMGFYLLSFLLERKPCTICALVFLAALFLICYSCWGNCFLYHCTGSQLPESAHDPSIVGT encoded by the coding sequence ATGTACTGCCTGCAGTGGCTGCTGCCCGTCCTGCTCATACCCAAGCCCCTCAACCCAGCGCTGTGGTTCAGCCACTCCATGTTCATGGGCTTCTACCTGCTGAGTTTCCTCCTGGAACGGAAGCCTTGCACGATTTGTGCCTTGGTCTTCCTGGCAGCTCTGTTCCTCATCTGCTACAGCTGCTGGGGGAACTGCTTCTTGTATCACTGCACAGGATCCCAGTTGCCAGAGTCAGCTCACGATCCCAGTATAGTGGGCACCTAG